The following proteins come from a genomic window of Thiothrix winogradskyi:
- a CDS encoding type II toxin-antitoxin system HicB family antitoxin yields MRYMVVIEQGETSYGASVPDLPGCIAVGETEAEVLELIQEAIQFHLEDLAEGGGRLPALVSKGVFVEVPLAA; encoded by the coding sequence ATGCGTTACATGGTGGTGATTGAGCAAGGTGAAACCAGCTACGGCGCGTCTGTGCCAGATTTGCCCGGCTGCATCGCGGTGGGTGAGACTGAGGCGGAAGTGCTGGAGTTGATTCAAGAGGCTATTCAGTTTCATTTGGAAGATTTGGCGGAAGGTGGTGGGCGCTTGCCTGCCCTGGTTTCCAAGGGTGTGTTTGTGGAAGTGCCGTTGGCTGCTTGA
- a CDS encoding tyrosine-type recombinase/integrase, producing MTRPRRLKTAYNIRYVHEANGRIVYRPHLTPAEKEVLPYDKGGFLRPPIALGRAGDPPDDIYAAYLKARESMRLQSAHARNTLGWIVERYMESREFITLSPKSQKNADILKRILQHPLKINGEDSTLAALQVRTLDQPLLHQIAAKRLDDYQSRERKGVVMVNRETTFLSTAITWAINFIPDLGIKANPLSRFKKYKETPVSRYVTDAEYQTQLEIAATIRPWLPALFELTYLLATRGCETLDIRLSDITEEGIKTRRTKGSRSNIITWSERLREAVRAAKALHQTDKQTVRDPYLICKRNGEAITTEGVNTYMQTLKQKMEATELGEIYWNLHLIKAKGISDSDSKHIAGHKTEAMRNRYDRNIPSHTPSK from the coding sequence ATGACCCGACCCCGCCGCCTCAAAACCGCCTACAACATCCGCTACGTCCACGAAGCCAACGGGCGCATCGTCTACCGCCCACACCTCACCCCAGCGGAAAAGGAGGTGCTCCCCTACGACAAGGGGGGCTTCCTCCGCCCACCCATCGCCCTGGGCAGGGCAGGCGACCCACCCGACGACATCTACGCCGCCTACTTGAAGGCGCGTGAATCCATGCGCCTGCAAAGCGCCCACGCCCGCAACACCCTCGGCTGGATAGTCGAGCGCTACATGGAATCCCGCGAATTCATCACCCTCAGCCCCAAAAGCCAAAAGAATGCCGACATACTCAAACGCATCCTCCAGCACCCCCTCAAGATCAACGGCGAAGACAGCACCCTCGCCGCGCTGCAAGTCCGCACCCTCGACCAACCGCTACTGCACCAAATCGCCGCCAAACGCCTCGACGACTACCAATCCCGCGAACGCAAGGGCGTGGTCATGGTCAACCGCGAAACCACCTTTCTCAGCACCGCCATCACCTGGGCAATCAACTTCATCCCCGACCTGGGCATAAAGGCCAACCCCCTAAGCCGCTTCAAAAAATACAAAGAAACCCCCGTATCCCGCTACGTCACCGACGCGGAATACCAGACCCAACTCGAAATAGCCGCCACCATCCGCCCCTGGCTACCCGCACTGTTTGAACTCACCTACCTGTTAGCCACACGCGGCTGTGAAACGCTGGATATACGCCTGAGTGACATCACGGAAGAGGGCATCAAGACCCGCCGCACCAAAGGCAGCCGCTCCAACATCATCACCTGGTCGGAACGCCTGCGCGAAGCCGTCCGCGCCGCCAAAGCACTCCACCAAACCGACAAACAAACCGTGCGTGACCCATACCTGATCTGCAAACGCAACGGCGAAGCCATCACCACCGAAGGCGTGAACACCTACATGCAAACCCTCAAGCAGAAAATGGAAGCCACCGAATTGGGGGAAATCTACTGGAACTTGCACCTCATCAAAGCCAAGGGCATCTCAGATAGTGATAGCAAACACATCGCCGGTCACAAAACCGAAGCCATGCGCAACCGCTACGACCGCAACATTCCCAGCCACACCCCCAGCAAATAA
- a CDS encoding transglycosylase SLT domain-containing protein, which yields MRQQYQLHTANAIDALNNGNIDVVRMQIRLAKLAADKRLAAKRREAKQQPAIVTTIVTEEIPPASWLDKPVKRQAVGYVASSKQTMFILLMCWSCAAALVSNALPKNSPTAPPPSTLQSRSIVSGYPVEGRITSGIGWRTHPVTKVRAWHAGVDIAAPNGTPLKATGDGTVTLAAARGACGYALFIDHGTQETRMCHLSAYAQGIKAGKQVKAGDIVGYVGNTGRSTGPHVHYEVRDKQQRKIGAMAYKHLINAAAEKHGVDPLLIQAVMWKESSFNPNASSGKAHGLMQLKPSTGLEVAKRLGIKNPDLFDPATSVTLGTAYLAEMLQQFGKVELALAAYNAGPGAVKRFNGIPPYPETRNYVTKIIAKYNQLRS from the coding sequence ATGAGACAGCAGTATCAGCTCCACACGGCTAACGCGATTGATGCACTCAACAACGGCAACATTGACGTTGTACGGATGCAAATCCGCCTAGCCAAGCTGGCTGCTGATAAACGCCTAGCAGCCAAACGGCGGGAAGCCAAGCAGCAACCCGCCATCGTCACCACCATCGTCACCGAGGAGATACCCCCAGCGTCATGGCTAGACAAGCCAGTAAAACGCCAAGCGGTCGGCTACGTCGCCAGCAGCAAGCAAACCATGTTCATCTTGCTGATGTGCTGGAGCTGTGCGGCAGCACTGGTTAGCAATGCGCTACCCAAAAACAGCCCGACCGCACCACCGCCAAGCACGTTGCAATCTCGCAGCATTGTCAGTGGATACCCCGTCGAAGGGCGCATCACCAGCGGCATTGGCTGGCGCACCCACCCCGTCACCAAGGTTCGTGCTTGGCACGCTGGCGTGGACATCGCCGCACCCAACGGCACGCCACTGAAAGCAACGGGCGACGGCACGGTAACACTAGCAGCCGCACGCGGGGCGTGTGGGTACGCCCTCTTTATCGACCACGGCACGCAAGAAACCCGCATGTGTCACCTGAGCGCCTACGCACAGGGGATAAAAGCAGGCAAGCAAGTAAAGGCGGGGGATATTGTCGGCTACGTTGGCAATACCGGGCGCTCTACTGGACCCCACGTCCATTATGAAGTGCGGGACAAGCAACAGCGAAAGATAGGAGCAATGGCATACAAACACCTGATCAATGCAGCGGCGGAAAAACACGGGGTTGACCCCCTGCTGATTCAGGCGGTGATGTGGAAAGAGAGTTCATTCAACCCGAATGCAAGCAGCGGCAAAGCCCACGGGCTGATGCAGCTAAAGCCATCGACTGGCTTGGAAGTCGCTAAGCGTTTGGGCATCAAAAACCCAGACTTATTTGATCCAGCAACCAGCGTCACATTAGGGACAGCCTACCTTGCCGAAATGCTCCAACAATTCGGCAAGGTAGAACTGGCACTGGCTGCTTACAACGCAGGGCCGGGAGCCGTGAAACGATTCAACGGCATCCCGCCCTACCCTGAAACCCGCAACTACGTCACAAAGATAATTGCGAAATACAACCAGCTACGGAGCTAA
- a CDS encoding helix-turn-helix domain-containing protein: protein MNQESLQALLRAVRIAVQDELATLPMEGTEDARRSRIWYDVQKAVYGEMAETAIATHDGNQFKAAISLGINRNTLRTWKQSQS, encoded by the coding sequence ATGAACCAAGAATCCCTACAAGCCCTACTCCGCGCCGTCCGCATCGCCGTGCAAGACGAACTCGCCACCCTGCCAATGGAAGGCACAGAAGACGCACGTCGCAGCAGAATCTGGTACGACGTGCAAAAAGCCGTCTACGGCGAAATGGCAGAAACCGCCATCGCCACCCACGACGGCAACCAATTCAAAGCCGCCATCTCACTCGGCATCAACCGCAACACCCTGCGGACATGGAAACAATCTCAATCTTAA
- a CDS encoding Arc family DNA-binding protein yields the protein MNKEARQPPTSVRLQQEVREWLVQRAKKGDRSMNAEINRILKQVMGGEAAREQ from the coding sequence ATGAACAAAGAAGCACGCCAACCACCAACGTCAGTGCGCCTACAGCAGGAAGTGCGGGAATGGTTGGTTCAGCGAGCAAAGAAAGGGGATCGAAGCATGAATGCCGAGATCAATCGAATTCTCAAGCAGGTGATGGGAGGCGAAGCAGCAAGGGAACAATAG
- a CDS encoding 3'-5' exonuclease, translating into MQSNRRGFCYICLNNIVTRFVTDDMSICQRCITDLIKFGKISKSGDWGVFTVKSIIDEYQYEIVESNYEYEIAKGSYSLERLPVPPLEPDPDDIMRQVKYEVRKSEGFLKGIYRSLFDMESRANDEASMFDSKFAIAKCSYDKKINMFIKDREIFINERDEFIKNRENYISDKMLCWIESIVYEKIEARELLCKRSAENVNTGEIISFGVAWIAKLLRAYHFSLIMRDDCIVDRLPEEERKNLNQSILKRDGYKCMICGETYKNRGLEVHHIIHLEHGGTHSHANLVTLCVVCHNKQHDYTISNKNNVRKVRRGGRFIAVDIETTGFSASDEIIEIAAILFEDSYPKRKFGGLVYTDKPIPYYASKVNGITNSMLIGKPLMSDVFPRFIEFVADIDIVVHNKSFDERFLRRYADEYGFVMNNRFIDTLAIARDKLPNLTSYKLGNLAFYFGMEGVNLHRAHDDALTAGIIYIELLNIKKRRITKKLKE; encoded by the coding sequence ATGCAATCTAATAGGCGTGGTTTCTGTTATATTTGCCTTAATAACATTGTTACAAGGTTTGTAACGGATGATATGTCCATATGCCAACGATGTATTACTGATTTAATAAAATTTGGAAAGATAAGCAAGTCAGGTGATTGGGGTGTTTTTACCGTAAAATCAATAATTGATGAGTATCAGTATGAGATAGTTGAATCAAACTATGAATATGAGATTGCAAAAGGGAGTTATTCGTTAGAAAGGTTGCCAGTTCCTCCGTTAGAGCCTGATCCTGACGATATTATGCGTCAAGTAAAATATGAAGTAAGGAAAAGCGAGGGATTCTTAAAAGGAATATATCGTTCATTATTTGACATGGAGTCTAGGGCTAATGATGAAGCTTCTATGTTTGATAGCAAGTTCGCTATAGCAAAATGCTCTTATGATAAAAAAATAAATATGTTTATTAAAGATCGTGAAATTTTCATAAATGAACGCGATGAGTTTATAAAAAATAGAGAAAATTATATTTCTGATAAGATGCTATGCTGGATTGAGTCTATAGTTTATGAAAAGATTGAGGCAAGAGAGTTGCTGTGCAAGAGAAGTGCAGAGAATGTGAATACGGGAGAGATTATATCTTTCGGTGTAGCATGGATAGCTAAATTACTGAGGGCATACCATTTTAGTCTTATCATGAGGGATGACTGTATTGTTGATAGGCTTCCAGAGGAAGAGCGCAAGAATCTTAATCAGTCTATTCTCAAGAGGGATGGTTATAAGTGCATGATTTGCGGAGAGACCTATAAGAACAGAGGGCTTGAGGTTCATCATATTATACATCTTGAGCATGGCGGAACGCACAGTCATGCCAATTTGGTGACATTATGCGTGGTATGCCATAACAAACAACATGATTACACTATAAGTAATAAGAATAATGTCAGGAAGGTTAGGCGCGGTGGAAGGTTTATTGCAGTTGATATTGAGACTACTGGGTTTTCAGCGTCCGATGAAATAATTGAGATTGCTGCTATTCTGTTTGAGGATAGTTATCCAAAAAGAAAATTTGGAGGATTGGTTTATACCGATAAACCAATACCTTATTATGCTTCAAAAGTGAATGGCATTACGAATAGCATGTTGATTGGAAAGCCATTGATGTCAGATGTGTTTCCGAGATTTATAGAATTTGTAGCTGATATTGATATTGTTGTCCACAATAAAAGTTTTGATGAAAGGTTTTTGAGGCGTTATGCTGATGAATATGGATTTGTCATGAATAACCGTTTTATTGATACTTTGGCTATTGCTCGCGATAAGCTTCCAAATTTAACAAGTTATAAGTTAGGGAACTTAGCTTTCTATTTTGGAATGGAGGGGGTTAATCTTCATCGTGCACATGATGATGCGCTAACGGCGGGGATAATTTATATAGAGCTTTTAAATATAAAAAAACGAAGAATAACAAAAAAATTGAAGGAGTAA